The following are from one region of the candidate division WOR-3 bacterium genome:
- a CDS encoding tetratricopeptide repeat protein, translated as MRRIKRGHYKEDEFQSTMHNVVKYIMRHRDVSITVGAILIIGIIALSYFLSRGEPQIPEADILHTQAIGLLNMGRFQDAEKVLIDLSTKYQNTRPGKIGLYYLGVLYYNSAKFDQAIDYFDRFLSKEKKDYLLTPAALFGAGCAAEGMKDYKKALRYYERIIKDKNSPFYDVAMLACGRLNGLLGNKEKARKILSELLEKNPTASIAGDARFYIGLFNQ; from the coding sequence ATGAGAAGAATAAAAAGAGGTCATTATAAAGAAGATGAGTTCCAGAGTACTATGCATAATGTCGTGAAGTACATAATGCGCCACCGCGACGTTTCGATTACGGTCGGAGCCATTCTCATAATCGGAATCATCGCGCTCTCTTATTTCCTCTCACGGGGAGAACCACAGATTCCTGAAGCTGATATTCTTCACACCCAAGCCATTGGACTGCTTAATATGGGAAGATTTCAGGATGCAGAAAAAGTGCTTATCGATTTAAGCACCAAATATCAAAACACCAGACCGGGTAAGATCGGGCTCTATTATCTCGGTGTCCTCTATTACAATTCAGCCAAGTTTGACCAGGCGATTGACTATTTCGACAGGTTTCTCAGTAAGGAAAAGAAGGATTACCTGCTGACACCCGCCGCACTGTTCGGAGCGGGCTGTGCTGCAGAGGGAATGAAGGATTATAAAAAGGCGCTCCGCTATTATGAGAGAATAATAAAGGATAAGAATTCTCCGTTTTATGATGTTGCAATGCTTGCCTGCGGCAGGCTCAATGGTCTGCTCGGGAACAAAGAAAAAGCCAGGAAGATTTTGAGCGAACTTCTGGAAAAGAATCCCACGGCAAGCATCGCCGGTGACGCCCGATTCTATATAGGTCTTTTTAATCAATGA